A single Mastomys coucha isolate ucsf_1 chromosome X, UCSF_Mcou_1, whole genome shotgun sequence DNA region contains:
- the LOC116088575 gene encoding profilin-2-like, protein MCSDAAIISNSPPWLLASSFDGNFNQISEEEVQTLLAREGREKLFLQGVTLAGIKCLLIRDNLFTQGNNSMDLRTKGQSRGSQAVTVVHMESVYFVVMGKKGTEGGPLNLKAFEIAGYIKEAILQKLVHG, encoded by the coding sequence ATGTGCAGTGATGCAGCAATCATCAGCAACAGTCCACCCTGGTTATTAGCTTCTTCTTTTGACGGGAACTTTAATCAGATTTCTGAGGAAGAAGTTCAGACCTTACTGGCAAGAGAGGGTAGAGAAAAGCTGTTTCTCCAGGGAGTCACCCTTGCTGGAATCAAATGTCTGTTGATTCGAGACAACTTGTTCACCCAAGGCAACAACAGCATGGATCTCCGTACCAAAGGCCAAAGTCGAGGTAGCCAGGCAGTGACTGTAGTTCACATGGAGTCTGTGTATTTTGTGGTCATGGGAAAGAAGGGGACAGAAGGAGGACCTCTCAACCTCAAAGCTTTTGAGATAGCAGGCTATATAAAAGAAGCCATTCTTCAAAAACTGGTTCATggctaa